The stretch of DNA ATAATTGGGATTTTAGCGTGGAATTTGTGCAGCAGCTGTACGCCGGCTTAAATGAAGCTGGTGTTGATTATATGGAGATTGGATATAAAAATTCCCCCAAGCTGCTGAGCGGAGCAGAGAATGCCGGACCTTGGCGCTTCTTGAATGATGAGTTCATCCGTGAGGTAATCCCGCAGAAGGGGGTAACGAAGCTGTCAGCTCTTGTCGACGTAGGCCGAGTGGATGAGAGTGATATCCTCCCTCGCAGTGAAAGTCCGCTGGATCTGATTCGCGTGGCTTGCTATATCAAGGACGTCGATAAAGCGCTTGAACTGGTTCAGAAGTTTCATGACCGCGGATATGAGACAACCTTGAATATTATGGCATTGTCCAATGTGATGGATAATGAGCTGCTTGAAGCCTTTGAGATGATCAAGGAGAGCGTCGTTGATGTTGTATATATTGTAGATTCTTACGGCAGCCTGGATTACAAGGACATGGAGTATTTAGTTGACAAGTTCAAAACAAATCTTCCTAATAAGCGTTTAGGTGTCCATACTCATAACAATATGCAGCTTGCCTTCTCCAACACGTTGGTAGCTGCACAGAATGGTGTTGAGCTTCTGGATGCTTCTGTGTATGGAATGGGACGAGCTGCCGGGAACTGTCCTACCGAGCTCTTGGTTACTCATTTGAAGAACACCCGTTACAATCTGCGTCCGCTGCTTGGTGTGCTTGAGAAGCTGATGATTCCGCTGCGTGAGAAAGAAGAATGGGGTTACCTGATTCCTTATATGATTACAGGAACGCTGGATGAGCATCCTCGCTCGGCGATGGCGCTGCGGGCTTCTGAGGACAAAGATAAATTTGTTGATTTCTATGATAAGCTCACCACGCCTGAAGTCAGCTTTGAGAAAAAATAAGCCCTTAATCATGGGAGCCGGCTTCTAATGAAGCCGGTTATCCTTATCCTATTTGGATACCTTGAGTTCAGATGGATCTGTCTGTGACAAGACTTGCATTCACTACACAGCAGTGGTATATTAATCCTTGTGTTGATGGTTATTAGTCTTACATAATTTGATCGCATCATTATTTGCGGGTGTAGTTCAATGGTAGAACTCCAGCCTTCCAAGCTGGTAGCGTGGGTTCGATTCCCATCACCCGCTTTGATTATTTGTCTCATGTGAATAGATAGAATAAGCTAAGCAGTCAGCGCATGCCGATACTTAATCGGTATGCGCTGTTTGAGTGTGCGCCCGGCATGGGCGATAACTCGGCGGTGAAAGTCCGCTACAGGCTTGGCAGTAGGAACTGTTAGCTGAAGGCAAGGGTGTCCGCCGCGAGGCGGAATCTGAAGGAAGCCGGAGGCAAACCCTCGGTCTGACGAACAGAAATCACATAGAAGGCATCATGGGACGGACGAGCTTGCACTACAAAGCAAAGTCCAATACTGCCCGAATCCCATGGTGTAAATGTGGCAGATAGATGAGGGGAAGGTTATCGCTCTTACCCGGGGAGGTCTCACAGACGACAAGTAGGAAAAAAAAACCGAAAGACGGAGTAAAGCTTGCTGTGAGAAGTCAGCAGAGGCCATAGTACCCGGAAGGTTTTTTTTTCGGGGAAGGGCCGAACAATCGTAAGTCTCGAGTACATACCGAAAGGAGAGCTGACGCGATGAAAGCAGAATACCGAAAGGGCTACCTGCAAAGGGATAGCGTGGAACGCGAAGAGCATGCGGGAGTGCGGAGCGCCGGTACTCGGGAACGTAAAGAAAGAGGCGGTGCAACAGACCTGCTGGAGCAGATTCTGGACAGAGACAATCTGAACAGAGCCTACAAACAGGTCAAACGCAACCATGGAGCGCCAGGAATCGACGGAATGACCGTAGAAGACGCGCTACCCTGGCTGCAGGAACATAGAGACGAGCTGTTGCAAAAGATCCGGGAAGGCAGATACAAGCCCAGCCCAGTACGGCGCAAGGAAATTCCCAAAGCAGATGGAAGCGGAGTACGGAAGCTTGGCATACCCACGGTCGTAGACCGAGTGATTCAGCAGGCAGTCGCCCAGCAGCTCCAGCCCCTGTTCGAGCCGCTCTTCTCGGAGGGAAGCTATGGCTACCGCCCCGGTCGGAGCGCACAACAGGCCATTCGCAAGGTGAAAGACTATGCAGAACAGGGATACGGCTACGCAGTAGAAATCGACCTCTCCAAATACTTCGACACGCTGAATCATGAGCTGCTTATGCATCTTTTGCGCAAACAAATTCAGGACAGACGCGTAACCGAACTGATTAAGAGATACCTGAAAAGTGGGGTTATGGAGAACGGGGTGCACTGCAAAACAGAAGAAGGCTCCCCTCAGGGAGGCCCCCTGTCGCCGCTTCTGGCGAACATCTACCTGAACGAATTTGACCAAGAGATGAAAGGCCGCGGAGTGAACGTCATCCGCTATGCGGACGATATTGTGGTGCTTGCCAAAAGCAAACGGGCAGCGGTGCGGCTACTGGAATCCTGCGGAAAGTACCTGGAGACCAAACTGAGACTCCAGATCAATACGCAGAAAAGTAAGGTCGGTAGCGTAGTGGCTCGAAAGCACTTCAAATTTCTCGGCTTTGCCCTGGGAAAGAACAAGAACGGCATGTATATCCGTGCCCATGGACAATCCCTCGCAAAAGCGAAGAAGAAGTTGAAAGAACTCACAAGTCGCAGCCAGGGCAGAAATGTTCGCCAAGTCATGGAAAAGGTAAAAGTCTACATTCGGGGATGGATTGGTTACTACTATGTGGCCGACATGAAACGGATCCTGCAAAGCTGGAGCGAATGGTTGCGAAGACGACTGCGGATGTACATCTGGAAACAGTGGAAAAAGCCGCGAACAAAAGTACAAAACCTGCGGAAGCTGGGGATACCGGAATGGCAGGCTTACCAGTGGGGCAATTCCCGTCTCGGGTACTGGCGCATCGCCGGAAGTCCAGTGTTGTCTCGTTCCATAACAAACAAAAAGCTCGTACAGGCAGGATATTATGACTTTCCTGCGCAATACGAGCGTTTACGTAAATTGCACTTATGCGGTTGAACCGCCGTATACCGAACGGTACGTACGGTGGTGTGAGAGGTCGGCTACTCATCTAATGAATAGCCTCCTACTCGATTTATCCTGGAAATCCCGGTATTTCCCAATCTCATTAGATGTCGGACAATGGTTGATACTCGTAAAAAAGATGTAGTTAAATTCTCTTGAACATGATACCATATTCCTAGTCATAGGAGTTTTTGCTCAATGAATAAGGGGGATTTATAGTGTTTGCAATGGGTCTAGTAGCAGGTATCTTTGGAATTATCTCTTCTATTATTGCGCTAATGATAGGCGGTGTAGATGCGGCTTTCTCGAGTTCTGGGACTTCATCAGTAACAGGACTTGGATATGCAGCGTTGCTGTTCAGTATTTTGGGCATTGTCGGTGCAGCAATGACAAAATCCAAACCGAAACTTGCAGGCTGGCTGATGCTAGTAAGCGGTGTAGGCGGATTTATTAGTGTCTCCATGTTCTATATTATCTCGGCAGTGCTCTTTGTTGTCGGAGGGTTTATGGGGATTCTTGCAAAGAAAAAGGATCAAGCCCCACAGAATATGTCAGCTCAATAAAGCAAGTTGTCTATGAAGGCTTCCATTCAAGGGAGCCTTTTTTATATGCTCAGGTGCGATTACAGTTTGATTAGGTTATGACCCAAAATCGGCACGTTGGAAATGAAACTGATTAGCTGGTTACAGCACCCAGCAGGGAATCTAAAAGAGAGGACGACAATTCATAAGAAATGGATGGGATTTCTTACAATTTGTATTGACCGGAACGGTGGTTGCCATCGTAACGGCTATTTTGTGAATGATTGTTGGAGTTATTCATAAAGCAGGGGAAAGTGTCGAATACTAGGGTTGCCTACTTCCAATAAGATGCCAATACTGACTGGAAATAGCATGGCAAACGGCTGCTGAATAACATACACCGAACGTATAGTGTAAGCTTTTTCTGAATAAAGCGATTACATTCTGAAAATTACGAATAATCAATGAAAAAATCTTTAATAATGTCTGGATTTTACGCGTTTTTGATTGTATAATCGTTTTGTCAAAAGATAGTGCCGCAAGGTACGGAAAAAGTCCAAAGAGGCTTTCATATTTCTAAGGGGGACTACATTCAATGAAGAAAAGTTTCAAACTGACAGTGGTCATGCTGCTCGTATTAACTGTTGTTTTGGCAGGCTGCGGTAAGAAGAACAACAACGAGGGCAGCGCTGCAGAAGGTAAGAGCGGAAGCAGCGCAAAGTCGGTAAAAATCGGTATGGTTACTGACGTTGGTGGAGTTAATGACAAATCCTTTAACCAATCTGCGTGGGAAGGCCTTCAATCTTTGGAGGGGGCTTCTACTGAATACTTGCAAAGTACGAAACCTGAAGACTATGTATCCAACTTGAATAAATTCGTAAAAGGTGGCTATGCCCTGACTTGGGGTATCGGCATGGATCTGGGAGAGGCTATTGGACAAGTTGCCAAACAAAACCCGGATGCTAAGCTGGCTATCATTGACGCTGTAGTAAAAGGCAATAACGTTAAATCCGTAACCTTCTCTGAGAACGAGGGAGCTTTCCTTGTTGGGGTGGTTGCCGGTAAGATGACGAAATCCAACAAAATTGGATTTGTCGGCGGTTCTGAAATTCCGGTTGTGCAACGTTTTGAAAAAGGCTTCGCTGCAGGCGTAGCTGCTGTAAATCCTAAAGCTACCGTTACCTCGAACTACACAGGCGCATTCGACAAGCCTGACCAAGGGAAAACAGCTGCAGCTACATTCTATAATGACGGTTATGACATCGTGTTCCAAGCAGCGGGTGCTACAGGAACCGGCGTATTTAATGAAGCGATCGCTCGTAACAAAGCAGGACAAAAAGTATGGGTTATTGGCGTAGATAAGGACCAGTCCTTGGAATTTGGTGATGATGTAACCCTGACTTCCATGATCAAACGTGTTGACGAAGCTGTTAAACGTGTGAGTCAAGAAGTTATCGACGGTACGTTTAAAGGCGGTAATGAAGTTCTCGGCTTGAAAGAGAACGGCGTAGGCATTGCTGATACCTCTAGCAAGAACGTTCCTCAAGATGTGCTTGACCTTGTAGAGGAATATAAGCAAAAAATCATCAGCGGCGAAATCAAGGTTCCAACAGTGTAAGTTAGCTCGGCCCGTTATGTGGGCTGTTGCCTTTGTAACTGAATATAACGCATATTTTGTGACAAGGCTGGTTATCTAACTGGCCTTGTTCTTACGTTATCCTCCGTGTTAAAGTGATATGGGCTTAATGCTCTAATTATATAAGAAGGGTGATTTCATGAACGCAGCGACCCCCGTCGTAGAGTTAAAAGGCATTACCAAACGGTTCCCTGGGATTGTTGCCAATGATTCCATTAGTTTGAAACTGCACAAAGGTGAAATCCATGCTCTACTTGGCGAGAACGGCGCCGGTAAGTCAACGCTGATGAACATCGTATTCGGCTTGTACCAGCCGGATGAGGGCAGTATCGAAATTAATGGTTCCCCCGTTGTTATAGATAACCCGAATAAGGCTATTGATCTGGGGATTGGCATGGTACACCAGCACTTTAAATTAGTTCAGCCCTTTACCGTGACTGAGAATATTATTCTCGGCATGGAACCAAAGAAGGGTCTCAAGCTGGATCATAAGAGTGCTGCCGCTAAAATTCGTGAACTATCGGAGCAATATGGTCTGAAGGTTGATCCTTATGCGAAGATTCACGATATTTCCGTGGGCATGCAGCAGCGTGTAGAGATCTTGAAGACATTATACCGCGGAGCGGAAATTCTGATCTTTGATGAGCCGACCGCAGTGCTGACTCCGCAAGAGATTACAGAGTTGATGGAGATCATGCGCCGCCTCGTAGCAGAAGGCAAGTCGATTATTCTGATCACCCATAAGCTGAAAGAGATCATGCATATTTCGGATACCGTGACCATTGTACGGCGGGGTAAGGTCATCGATACGGTAAAGACCGCGGAGACTACGCCGAATATGCTGGCAGAGAAAATGGTCGGGCGTAATGTCTCCTTTAAGGTGGACAAGCAGCCTGCAAAACCGGGCGAGCCTGTTCTGCAGGTAAGGGACTTATTCGTGAAGAACAAGGATGGCGCAGCGGTGCTCAATCACTTGAACTTAGAAGTCCGGGCTGGTGAAATACTGGGCATTGCTGGTGTTGACGGTAACGGTCAGACGGAATTAATTGAGGCTTTGACAGGACTGCGCAAAGTGAGCGGAGGCTCAATACGCCTGTCCGGCAAAGAGATATCAGGGCTCTCGCCACGTAAAATTTCAGAGAGCGGTATGGCCCATATTCCGGAGGATCGGCATAAGCACGGGCTTGTACTTGATTTCTCCATGAGTGAGAATATGGTGCTTGAGAGCTACTATAAAGCACCGTACAATAAGGGCGGTTTCCTTAATTACAAGGCGATCGCGGAGAAAGCCCAGCGGTTGATCAAAAATTTTGACGTGAGAACTCCAAGTATGGAAACAAAAGCACGTTCTTTGTCCGGGGGGAACCAGCAAAAAGCCATTATAGCCCGGGAAATAGATAAGAATCCTGATCTCTTAATCGCAGCACAGCCAACCCGCGGGCTTGATGTCGGAGCTATTGAATTCGTACAAAGCCAGCTGGTAGCACAGCGCGACCAAGGTAAAGCAGTTTTGCTGATTTCTTTTGAATTGGACGAAATTATAAACGTATCTGATCGAATTGCTGTCATTTATGAAGGACAGATTGTCGGCGAAGTGCTGCCGGAGCAAACCAATGATGAGGAGCTTGGCTTGATGATGGCAGGCAGCACAGTAGCTGGAGGTGCCAAGGCATGAGTAAAGTGTTCAAAATATTTACCGGCAGTGCAGGGACATCCATTGTTGCAATTATTTTAGGCTTGATTGTCGGAGCCATTATAATGCTGATTGGGGGTTATGACCCTCTGCTGGCTTATCAATCTTTGTTCCAACAGGTGTTTGGAAATTCGTATGACTTTGGTGAGACCTTGCGTGAGATCACTCCGCTGATTCTGACTGGTCTTGCGGTTGCCTTTGCTTTCCGTGCAGGACTGTTCAACATTGGCGGTGAAGGACAGTTTATTATCGGGATGACTGCTGCGACGTTCATCGGCGTCAAAGTAACGGGCTTGCCAGCTTATATTCATGCCCCGCTCGCGATTATTGTAGGCGGTCTGTGCGGTGGCTTATGGGCCGCTATTGCAGGCTATTTAAAGGCAAAGCGCGGTGTGAATGAGGTTATTACCAGTATCATGCTGAACTGGACTGCTCTTTATTTAGCGAATTATGTAGTTCGCAACTTCTTGCTCATGGAGGGGCAACAGCGTTCTCAGGATATCCAGCCCTCGGCTTCTATCTCGATAGACTGGTTGTCTGAGATGCTAAATGGCGCTCGTGTGCATTGGGGCATGCTGATTGCGATCATTGCAGCGGTATTCTTCTATGTCTACTTGTGGAAAACAAAGCAGGGCTTCGAATTGCGTGCTGTCGGCAGCAATCCGCAGGCGGCCGAATATGCAGGGATGAATGTGGGCCGTAATGTGGTCAAAGTGATGTTTATCAGCGGCGTATTCGCCGGCCTCGCAGGAGCATTACAGATTCTAGGTGTGTTCCACTATCAGTCCGTGATGTCGGGTTCACCGGGAACAGGATTTGATGGTATTGCGGTAGCCTTGATTGGGATGAATAACCCATTCGGTATTTTGCTCGGGGGGATTTTGTTCGGTACATTAACTTACGGCTCGGCAGGTATGAGCTTCGGTGCCGGTGTACCTCCAGAGTTGATTCGAATTGTTATCGGTGCGATTATATTCTTTATTGCCGCTCAAGGCATTGTTCGCTGGGTGCTTAAACCCTTCTATAATAAACGCAAGAAAGAGAAGGTGTTGTAAATGGATTGGATAACGACACTGGGCCAGCTGATTAATACGACGCTCGTGTTCTCCACAGCGCTGATCTTCGGGGCGCTTGGCGGCATCTTCTCTGAACGCTCTGGTGTGACGAATATTGGTATTGAGGGTTTAATGACCTTCGGGGCTTTTGCTGCAGCGGTCTCCACTTATTATGCAGAGGATGCAGGCATGGGAGCAGCTTCTCCATGGGTCGGCCTTATTGCCGCCATCGTGTTAGGGATTATTGCCTCCTTAATTCATGCCGTAGCTTCCATTACATTTAAGGCGGATCAGACGATCAGCGGGATCGTCATCAACTTCTTAGCCACCGGTGCAACACTTTATCTGGTCAAGCTGATCTTCTCCGGTAATGGGGAAACCCCTTTGTTGAAAGAAGCGTTCAGTAAATGGGCCATTCCGGGATTGTCCCAGATACCGCTGATTGGGGAAGGATTGTTTAACAGTTATCCGACCACTTATATTGCGATTATCCTAGTATTCGTGGCGTTCTACGTACTGTTCAAGACTCCATTTGGTTTGCGTCTTCGTGCGGTTGGTGAACATCCAAGTGCGGCAGATACAGCTGGAATTAACGTAAACCGGATGCGCTACATTGGCGTAATGATCAGTGGTGCTTTGGCCGCTCTGGGCGGTGCGACAGTAACCCTGACCACAACAAACACATTTGCGCATAACACGATTTCCGGGCAAGGATTTATTGCCATTGCGGCAATGATCTTCGGAAAATGGAACCCGCTTGGCGCCTTTGGTGCCGCTGCGTTCTTCGGCTTTTCCCAGGCGATCCGCAGCTATGTTAGCTTGTTCTCCTGGTCGCAAAACATACCGCAGGAATTTATCTACATGCTTCCTTATATACTGACGATCATCGTATTGGTAGCTGCAGTCGGCCGTTCAGCGGCTCCGGCAGCACTAGGCCAGACTTACGATCCGAGCAAGCGATAATGTAATTTCTAAGAGCTGTTCCCTGATCAGGGGACGGCTCTTTTTCTTTACAAGCTTACCTGTACGAGCTTGCTTAAGGAAGAACGTGAATCGTTTAGGTTCGGTGAGATGGGGTAAGTATATCCTGTACCTAAACGAGAGCAGGAGGTAGTCAATATGGCTAGAAAAATTGTTGGTGTCTTCAATACAGAGCAGGATGCTGTAGGAGCTATTGAGGAATTGAAACAACAAGGAATTCAAGCAGACGATATCTCGGTGGTTTCAAAAAATAGTGCTGATATGAATGCGCTGGATGATAGAACAGGTACCAAGGCGCCTGAAGGTGTAGCAACTGGTGCTGCAACAGGCGGTGTAGTAGGCGGGGTAACAGGCTTGCTTGCGGGTCTGGGCCTGCTGGCGATTCCGGGGATAGGACCTATTATTGCAGCGGGGCCAATTGCAGCTGCTCTGACGGGAGCAGCTGTGGGAGCCGGAGCTGGTGGACTAGCAGGCGGGCTTATTGGAATGGGGATCCCTGAAGATGAGGCTAACGAATATGATGCCTATGTGAACGATGGGCGCATTCTGGTGATGGTGGATGAAGATGTAGCTGTGCGAGAGAATGTATACCGGGTTTTCCGCAAATATCATACCCTTAACTCAAATTACTATAGTATGGGAGAGAGCTACATGACAGAACGTAAGGATAGTCAGCATGGTGTACAGAAGAATGCTGACACTTACTATGGTGATCAGAACGCAGCTGCCAAGCGGAAGGAGACAAGAGAACCGGCAGGAACTTTCTATCAAGAGGTTACGCGGACAGATCACGACATGGCTAAGGGGCTGAATGGAGACACCGATGGCTATGATCGTGAAGATATGGAGCTCCCGGGCAGAG from Paenibacillus sp. CAA11 encodes:
- a CDS encoding aldolase catalytic domain-containing protein, which translates into the protein MKMNQCKIVDCTIRDGGLVNNWDFSVEFVQQLYAGLNEAGVDYMEIGYKNSPKLLSGAENAGPWRFLNDEFIREVIPQKGVTKLSALVDVGRVDESDILPRSESPLDLIRVACYIKDVDKALELVQKFHDRGYETTLNIMALSNVMDNELLEAFEMIKESVVDVVYIVDSYGSLDYKDMEYLVDKFKTNLPNKRLGVHTHNNMQLAFSNTLVAAQNGVELLDASVYGMGRAAGNCPTELLVTHLKNTRYNLRPLLGVLEKLMIPLREKEEWGYLIPYMITGTLDEHPRSAMALRASEDKDKFVDFYDKLTTPEVSFEKK
- the ltrA gene encoding group II intron reverse transcriptase/maturase produces the protein MKAEYRKGYLQRDSVEREEHAGVRSAGTRERKERGGATDLLEQILDRDNLNRAYKQVKRNHGAPGIDGMTVEDALPWLQEHRDELLQKIREGRYKPSPVRRKEIPKADGSGVRKLGIPTVVDRVIQQAVAQQLQPLFEPLFSEGSYGYRPGRSAQQAIRKVKDYAEQGYGYAVEIDLSKYFDTLNHELLMHLLRKQIQDRRVTELIKRYLKSGVMENGVHCKTEEGSPQGGPLSPLLANIYLNEFDQEMKGRGVNVIRYADDIVVLAKSKRAAVRLLESCGKYLETKLRLQINTQKSKVGSVVARKHFKFLGFALGKNKNGMYIRAHGQSLAKAKKKLKELTSRSQGRNVRQVMEKVKVYIRGWIGYYYVADMKRILQSWSEWLRRRLRMYIWKQWKKPRTKVQNLRKLGIPEWQAYQWGNSRLGYWRIAGSPVLSRSITNKKLVQAGYYDFPAQYERLRKLHLCG
- a CDS encoding DUF4064 domain-containing protein, whose translation is MGLVAGIFGIISSIIALMIGGVDAAFSSSGTSSVTGLGYAALLFSILGIVGAAMTKSKPKLAGWLMLVSGVGGFISVSMFYIISAVLFVVGGFMGILAKKKDQAPQNMSAQ
- a CDS encoding BMP family lipoprotein — translated: MKKSFKLTVVMLLVLTVVLAGCGKKNNNEGSAAEGKSGSSAKSVKIGMVTDVGGVNDKSFNQSAWEGLQSLEGASTEYLQSTKPEDYVSNLNKFVKGGYALTWGIGMDLGEAIGQVAKQNPDAKLAIIDAVVKGNNVKSVTFSENEGAFLVGVVAGKMTKSNKIGFVGGSEIPVVQRFEKGFAAGVAAVNPKATVTSNYTGAFDKPDQGKTAAATFYNDGYDIVFQAAGATGTGVFNEAIARNKAGQKVWVIGVDKDQSLEFGDDVTLTSMIKRVDEAVKRVSQEVIDGTFKGGNEVLGLKENGVGIADTSSKNVPQDVLDLVEEYKQKIISGEIKVPTV
- a CDS encoding ABC transporter ATP-binding protein encodes the protein MNAATPVVELKGITKRFPGIVANDSISLKLHKGEIHALLGENGAGKSTLMNIVFGLYQPDEGSIEINGSPVVIDNPNKAIDLGIGMVHQHFKLVQPFTVTENIILGMEPKKGLKLDHKSAAAKIRELSEQYGLKVDPYAKIHDISVGMQQRVEILKTLYRGAEILIFDEPTAVLTPQEITELMEIMRRLVAEGKSIILITHKLKEIMHISDTVTIVRRGKVIDTVKTAETTPNMLAEKMVGRNVSFKVDKQPAKPGEPVLQVRDLFVKNKDGAAVLNHLNLEVRAGEILGIAGVDGNGQTELIEALTGLRKVSGGSIRLSGKEISGLSPRKISESGMAHIPEDRHKHGLVLDFSMSENMVLESYYKAPYNKGGFLNYKAIAEKAQRLIKNFDVRTPSMETKARSLSGGNQQKAIIAREIDKNPDLLIAAQPTRGLDVGAIEFVQSQLVAQRDQGKAVLLISFELDEIINVSDRIAVIYEGQIVGEVLPEQTNDEELGLMMAGSTVAGGAKA
- a CDS encoding ABC transporter permease, whose protein sequence is MSKVFKIFTGSAGTSIVAIILGLIVGAIIMLIGGYDPLLAYQSLFQQVFGNSYDFGETLREITPLILTGLAVAFAFRAGLFNIGGEGQFIIGMTAATFIGVKVTGLPAYIHAPLAIIVGGLCGGLWAAIAGYLKAKRGVNEVITSIMLNWTALYLANYVVRNFLLMEGQQRSQDIQPSASISIDWLSEMLNGARVHWGMLIAIIAAVFFYVYLWKTKQGFELRAVGSNPQAAEYAGMNVGRNVVKVMFISGVFAGLAGALQILGVFHYQSVMSGSPGTGFDGIAVALIGMNNPFGILLGGILFGTLTYGSAGMSFGAGVPPELIRIVIGAIIFFIAAQGIVRWVLKPFYNKRKKEKVL
- a CDS encoding ABC transporter permease — translated: MDWITTLGQLINTTLVFSTALIFGALGGIFSERSGVTNIGIEGLMTFGAFAAAVSTYYAEDAGMGAASPWVGLIAAIVLGIIASLIHAVASITFKADQTISGIVINFLATGATLYLVKLIFSGNGETPLLKEAFSKWAIPGLSQIPLIGEGLFNSYPTTYIAIILVFVAFYVLFKTPFGLRLRAVGEHPSAADTAGINVNRMRYIGVMISGALAALGGATVTLTTTNTFAHNTISGQGFIAIAAMIFGKWNPLGAFGAAAFFGFSQAIRSYVSLFSWSQNIPQEFIYMLPYILTIIVLVAAVGRSAAPAALGQTYDPSKR
- a CDS encoding general stress protein — translated: MARKIVGVFNTEQDAVGAIEELKQQGIQADDISVVSKNSADMNALDDRTGTKAPEGVATGAATGGVVGGVTGLLAGLGLLAIPGIGPIIAAGPIAAALTGAAVGAGAGGLAGGLIGMGIPEDEANEYDAYVNDGRILVMVDEDVAVRENVYRVFRKYHTLNSNYYSMGESYMTERKDSQHGVQKNADTYYGDQNAAAKRKETREPAGTFYQEVTRTDHDMAKGLNGDTDGYDREDMELPGRVRDGRLRRSTNDPNTDL